A genome region from Tolypothrix sp. PCC 7712 includes the following:
- a CDS encoding NADPH-dependent oxidoreductase, with protein MPNFTELFNHRYGNSQVNAELPVNDFITSLLSHRSIRAYLSDALPPGTLETLVAAAQSAATSSNLQTWSVVAVEDPSRKEKLSQLANNQAHIRQAPLFLVWLADLARLAQIAESRGLPHEGLDYLEIFLMAAIDAALAAQNAVVAAESLGLGTVYIGALRNKPEEVAQVLELPKQVFAVFGLCVGYADSAVETAIKPRLPQTTVLHRETYKLADKEEDIAAYNQAMTAFYQSQKMNIPGDWTEHSAKRVAFAQSLSGRDRLREVLQNLGFELR; from the coding sequence ATGCCTAATTTTACCGAATTGTTTAATCATCGTTACGGCAATAGCCAAGTCAATGCAGAGCTACCTGTAAATGACTTCATCACTTCTCTGCTATCTCACCGTTCAATTCGGGCTTACTTAAGCGATGCTTTACCTCCAGGAACCTTAGAAACTTTAGTAGCTGCGGCGCAGTCAGCAGCTACATCCTCAAATCTCCAAACATGGAGTGTAGTAGCGGTAGAAGATCCCAGCCGTAAAGAAAAACTATCTCAACTGGCTAATAATCAAGCCCATATTCGCCAGGCTCCATTATTTTTGGTGTGGTTAGCGGATTTAGCAAGGCTAGCGCAGATTGCGGAAAGTCGGGGATTACCTCATGAGGGTTTAGATTATCTGGAGATTTTTTTGATGGCGGCGATTGATGCAGCTTTAGCGGCGCAAAATGCTGTAGTAGCGGCAGAGTCGTTAGGATTAGGAACAGTATATATTGGGGCGTTACGTAACAAACCAGAAGAAGTGGCGCAGGTTTTAGAGCTACCCAAACAAGTGTTTGCTGTTTTTGGCTTGTGTGTTGGATATGCTGATAGCGCCGTGGAAACAGCGATTAAACCACGCTTACCTCAAACAACTGTGTTGCATCGCGAAACTTACAAACTAGCAGACAAGGAAGAGGATATTGCTGCTTATAACCAGGCAATGACAGCTTTTTACCAGTCTCAGAAGATGAATATTCCTGGTGATTGGACAGAACATTCGGCTAAACGCGTGGCTTTTGCTCAGTCTTTATCCGGACGCGATCGCCTGCGGGAAGTTTTGCAAAATTTGGGTTTTGAACTACGATAA
- a CDS encoding multiubiquitin domain-containing protein, whose protein sequence is MKNNSADSCGDRGESRTYSIQFALDNLNFRTIEIADPVPLGRQILVAGGLERQGDYSLFAILPSGDFEDIRLDESFDLRGRGVEKFVVFRTDRNFKLTLNDRQITWGKPAIRGSDLYELANVGNEQAVFLEIRGGTDKLIDPEEMIDLTAPGIECFITAPLPTSKIEIIVNARPKLVFGPSVTFEQIVELAFPGTHNPNAVFSVTYRKAASVPPDGVLSAGNVIKIKKGSIFNVTQTDKS, encoded by the coding sequence ATGAAAAATAATTCAGCGGATTCTTGTGGAGATCGGGGCGAGTCCCGTACATACTCGATCCAATTTGCGTTAGATAATTTGAACTTCCGAACTATTGAGATAGCCGATCCTGTTCCTCTAGGTCGCCAAATTCTTGTTGCGGGTGGACTTGAACGACAGGGCGACTACAGCTTGTTCGCTATTTTGCCTTCGGGTGACTTCGAGGATATCCGCCTCGACGAATCATTTGATCTGCGCGGACGCGGCGTTGAGAAATTTGTGGTCTTCCGCACCGACCGTAATTTTAAGTTGACCCTCAACGATCGCCAAATCACTTGGGGCAAGCCTGCGATCAGAGGTTCCGATCTCTATGAACTTGCCAACGTCGGCAATGAGCAGGCAGTATTCCTTGAAATTCGCGGTGGGACAGACAAGCTGATTGACCCAGAGGAGATGATTGACCTAACTGCCCCAGGCATCGAGTGCTTTATCACTGCACCTCTTCCGACAAGCAAGATCGAAATTATCGTCAATGCCAGACCAAAATTAGTGTTTGGACCTAGCGTAACGTTTGAACAAATCGTTGAACTAGCCTTCCCTGGTACACATAATCCAAACGCTGTTTTTTCTGTCACCTATCGCAAAGCTGCTTCTGTGCCTCCCGATGGCGTACTGAGTGCTGGCAATGTCATCAAAATCAAAAAAGGAAGCATCTTTAATGTCACACAAACTGATAAATCATAG
- a CDS encoding ATP-binding cassette domain-containing protein: MTYPVRGMHLKLQGLTKSFGDKTVLQNIDLDIEPGEFVAIVGRSGCGKSTMLRLIAGLDAPTGGGVFLNDQHFHHRINPEIRMMFQDARLLPWQRVLSNVELGLLGTNSKVLAKQTALQVLRAVGLEDRAHEWPSVLSGGQRQRVALARALASSPALLLLDEPLGALDALTRIEMQQLLEKLWQEQGFTALLITHDVEEAVVLADRVLLIENGQIGLDLEINLPRPRVRGDVALAQTVEKILQRVMGQPEREPGLAADSFTFSSVTV; the protein is encoded by the coding sequence ATGACATATCCAGTACGAGGGATGCATTTAAAACTACAAGGATTAACCAAGTCCTTTGGAGACAAGACAGTTTTGCAGAATATTGATTTAGATATCGAGCCTGGGGAATTTGTCGCTATAGTTGGGCGCAGTGGTTGTGGTAAAAGTACAATGTTACGGCTGATTGCTGGACTGGATGCACCCACTGGAGGTGGTGTATTTTTAAACGATCAACATTTTCACCATCGGATTAACCCAGAGATTCGGATGATGTTTCAGGATGCGCGGTTACTACCTTGGCAGAGAGTACTATCAAATGTGGAATTAGGTTTATTAGGTACTAACTCAAAAGTGTTAGCAAAGCAAACAGCTTTGCAAGTATTGCGCGCTGTAGGATTAGAAGATAGAGCCCATGAATGGCCATCTGTCTTATCTGGAGGACAACGCCAACGGGTAGCGTTAGCTAGAGCCTTAGCAAGTAGCCCCGCTTTATTGCTGCTAGATGAGCCTCTAGGCGCATTGGATGCACTCACACGTATTGAAATGCAGCAATTACTAGAAAAATTATGGCAAGAACAAGGATTTACCGCATTACTAATTACTCACGATGTGGAAGAAGCTGTTGTACTAGCAGATAGAGTCTTACTCATTGAAAATGGTCAGATTGGTTTGGATTTAGAGATTAATTTGCCACGTCCACGAGTCAGAGGAGATGTAGCACTAGCTCAGACAGTAGAAAAGATATTACAACGAGTGATGGGTCAGCCGGAGCGCGAACCAGGATTAGCAGCAGACTCATTTACTTTCTCATCTGTAACAGTGTAA
- a CDS encoding class I SAM-dependent methyltransferase, whose product MTTIPAYDPTLFEGAAWYYARYRPQYPPVLFDLLTDKFQLDGQGRLLDLGCGAGLIAIPLRDQFKEVIGLDPDADMLLEAQRQAAEVGATNISWVKDRAENISLAVGKFQLVTIGRAFHWMQRELVIDHIYNLLSNNGGLAIIKTYEDPWNSEHPWKQTAISIVQRWLGEKRRTGQGGQGEWQPLAIPHEEIIEKSSFSRQANYEVKYEKSWTIDSYIGYLYSTAFCLPSFFGNAENRKKFEADLRESLLKVEPSGRFTEELPITVIAAWKN is encoded by the coding sequence ATGACAACAATTCCTGCTTATGACCCAACTTTATTTGAAGGTGCAGCTTGGTACTATGCTCGTTATCGACCCCAGTATCCACCTGTGTTATTCGATTTACTCACCGATAAGTTTCAATTAGATGGGCAAGGAAGATTATTAGATTTAGGCTGTGGTGCAGGCTTAATTGCTATTCCTTTACGCGATCAATTCAAAGAAGTTATCGGTTTAGATCCAGATGCGGATATGCTTTTAGAAGCGCAACGCCAAGCAGCAGAAGTGGGTGCAACAAACATAAGTTGGGTAAAAGATAGAGCAGAAAATATTTCTCTTGCTGTTGGTAAATTCCAACTAGTGACAATTGGTAGAGCTTTTCACTGGATGCAGCGAGAATTAGTTATAGACCATATCTACAATTTACTTTCTAATAATGGTGGTCTGGCGATTATCAAAACTTATGAAGACCCCTGGAATAGCGAACATCCGTGGAAACAAACTGCCATTTCGATTGTACAGCGTTGGTTAGGTGAAAAACGCCGCACAGGTCAAGGTGGTCAAGGAGAATGGCAACCTTTAGCAATTCCCCACGAAGAAATTATCGAGAAATCATCATTTAGTCGCCAAGCTAACTATGAAGTTAAATATGAGAAATCTTGGACAATTGACTCATACATTGGCTATCTATATTCCACAGCTTTTTGTTTACCTTCTTTCTTTGGTAATGCGGAAAATAGAAAAAAATTTGAAGCTGACCTTAGAGAATCTCTGCTAAAAGTAGAGCCTTCTGGAAGATTTACAGAAGAACTTCCTATTACTGTCATAGCTGCTTGGAAAAATTAA
- a CDS encoding sulfonate ABC transporter substrate-binding protein: protein MMSSIFQRLFARLNIFQFTQFARQNSIFSLVRLPVAGAFIASLCLSLLFSSCTANNGSNNTTSANNSNQPKTSVVKFGYQKSAILLKSKGVLEKRLQPQGVSVQWIEFPAGPQLLEAMNVGSIDFGHTGESPPIFAQAAGASLTYIAGIAPSPAGQAILVPPDSPIKTVTDLKGKKIAFQKGSSAHYLLLQVLEKFGLKYSDIQPIYLPPADARAALVKGSLDAWVIWDPFYAAAQKAINARVLIDGTEVNKQGGYYLASRKFATENPEIIKSMLEEIKTLEDWSDKHRDEVAATLSPVLGIDLETMQKATQRKKFGIVPIDSNLIAIQQKVADKFYELKLIPKQIDVKEAMLSPEQYAAFSPKI, encoded by the coding sequence ATGATGAGTTCGATTTTTCAGCGTTTGTTCGCCAGATTGAATATATTCCAATTCACTCAATTTGCGCGTCAAAATAGTATCTTTTCCCTTGTGCGTCTTCCGGTGGCTGGGGCTTTTATTGCTAGCTTATGTCTCAGCCTTTTATTTTCATCTTGCACAGCTAATAATGGCAGCAATAATACTACTTCTGCTAATAATTCTAATCAACCTAAAACATCTGTAGTCAAGTTTGGCTATCAAAAATCCGCCATTCTTCTCAAGAGTAAAGGCGTTTTAGAAAAGCGGTTACAACCTCAAGGTGTCTCTGTACAGTGGATAGAATTTCCTGCTGGGCCACAGCTTTTAGAAGCAATGAATGTTGGTAGTATTGATTTTGGTCATACCGGAGAATCACCACCAATCTTTGCCCAAGCTGCAGGAGCATCATTAACATACATTGCGGGAATTGCGCCTAGCCCTGCGGGTCAAGCTATTCTGGTTCCGCCAGATTCTCCGATTAAAACTGTCACTGACCTGAAGGGCAAAAAAATCGCCTTTCAAAAAGGTTCCAGCGCTCATTATCTGCTGTTACAAGTGTTAGAAAAATTTGGCTTGAAATACAGTGATATTCAACCAATATATCTACCACCTGCTGATGCAAGAGCAGCATTAGTAAAAGGAAGCTTAGATGCTTGGGTAATTTGGGATCCATTTTATGCTGCAGCACAAAAAGCAATTAATGCTCGTGTTTTGATTGATGGCACAGAAGTGAACAAGCAAGGAGGATATTACCTAGCTAGTCGCAAATTTGCTACCGAAAATCCCGAAATCATTAAGTCAATGTTAGAGGAAATTAAAACCCTTGAAGATTGGTCAGATAAACATCGAGATGAAGTAGCTGCCACGCTCTCACCTGTGTTAGGCATTGATTTAGAAACAATGCAAAAAGCTACACAGCGCAAGAAATTTGGTATTGTGCCCATTGATAGCAATTTAATTGCTATACAGCAGAAAGTCGCTGACAAATTCTATGAATTGAAATTGATTCCTAAACAAATTGATGTGAAGGAAGCAATGCTTTCACCAGAACAATATGCAGCCTTTTCACCAAAAATATAG
- a CDS encoding ThiF family adenylyltransferase: MSSKSKKEASLMSHKLINHSPDLKRLRDEGYCIQIQGGLLLLREIPYVNAQRQVRTGTLISTLNMAGDVTQYAGDHVVFFDGEFPCNADGTAIHQIAHQSGDRDIGHGVIAKHSFSSKPAGGYTDYYHKMSTYAVIISGAAAVLQPGISPRTFRVPDEGEDSIFNYIETASDRVGIGALTQRLATETVGIIGLGGTGSYVLDLAAKTPVREIHLFDPDLFLQHNAFRSPGAPSIDDLREAPQKVDYMAGIYSKMHRRIIPHAVALGADNLHLLEGLSFVFICIDSGAAKRAIFQKLEALGISFIDLGMGLELVDDSLGGLLRVTTSTPDNREHIYQGKVNFSDGSEDDIYTSNIQVADLNALNASMAVIKWKKLRGFYRDLDREHHCLYTTDGNSLTNTGGS; the protein is encoded by the coding sequence ATGTCATCAAAATCAAAAAAGGAAGCATCTTTAATGTCACACAAACTGATAAATCATAGTCCAGACCTGAAGCGCCTGCGCGATGAGGGCTATTGTATCCAAATCCAGGGCGGTCTCCTTCTTCTGCGAGAGATTCCTTACGTTAACGCCCAACGGCAGGTGCGAACCGGAACGCTTATTTCGACCTTAAACATGGCTGGAGATGTTACTCAATATGCTGGAGACCATGTAGTCTTCTTTGATGGTGAGTTTCCCTGTAATGCCGATGGTACAGCGATCCACCAGATCGCACATCAAAGTGGTGATAGGGATATCGGACACGGAGTGATAGCAAAGCACTCCTTCTCAAGTAAGCCAGCTGGTGGCTATACAGACTATTACCACAAAATGTCAACCTATGCTGTTATCATCTCTGGAGCGGCGGCAGTCTTGCAACCAGGTATAAGCCCACGAACCTTCCGTGTACCTGACGAAGGGGAGGACAGCATCTTCAACTACATTGAGACAGCGTCTGATCGGGTAGGTATTGGTGCCCTTACCCAGCGTCTTGCTACCGAAACAGTAGGGATTATCGGGCTGGGCGGCACTGGATCGTATGTGCTAGATTTGGCCGCCAAGACTCCTGTAAGGGAAATTCACCTTTTCGATCCTGACCTCTTCCTTCAGCATAATGCTTTTCGATCACCTGGAGCACCCTCGATAGACGATTTGCGGGAAGCACCCCAGAAGGTCGATTATATGGCGGGCATCTATTCTAAGATGCACCGAAGGATCATCCCTCATGCCGTAGCGCTCGGTGCTGACAACCTTCACTTGTTAGAAGGTCTTAGCTTCGTGTTTATTTGCATAGATAGTGGGGCGGCGAAGCGGGCGATCTTTCAAAAACTGGAGGCTCTGGGCATATCTTTCATTGATCTTGGCATGGGACTGGAATTAGTCGATGACTCGCTAGGTGGTCTCTTACGGGTGACAACAAGCACTCCAGACAATCGTGAGCATATTTACCAGGGTAAAGTCAACTTTTCTGACGGTAGCGAGGATGACATATACACCTCCAATATTCAGGTTGCTGACTTGAATGCCCTAAACGCATCAATGGCTGTCATCAAGTGGAAAAAACTTCGGGGTTTTTACCGTGATTTGGATCGGGAGCATCACTGCCTGTATACGACTGATGGCAACTCTCTAACTAATACTGGAGGCTCATGA
- a CDS encoding helix-turn-helix transcriptional regulator, whose translation MKTNETLLYQKLGQHLRQKREAAKLTQAHVAEGVGVLRTSITNIEAGRQKAPLHLIYELCAVLQVDIKDVLPPLSELAETQNSTIEIGGRLKNVPPRSAELIDELLNNAT comes from the coding sequence ATGAAAACTAATGAAACGCTCTTATATCAAAAACTTGGTCAGCATCTACGGCAAAAGCGAGAGGCAGCTAAATTAACCCAAGCGCATGTGGCAGAAGGGGTTGGGGTCTTGCGTACCTCAATTACCAATATTGAAGCAGGTCGTCAGAAAGCCCCCCTGCACTTAATCTACGAGCTTTGTGCTGTTTTACAGGTTGACATCAAGGATGTTTTGCCTCCCCTGAGTGAACTAGCAGAGACTCAAAACTCGACCATTGAGATCGGTGGTCGCCTAAAAAATGTTCCTCCAAGAAGTGCCGAATTGATTGATGAATTACTTAATAACGCAACTTAA
- a CDS encoding ImmA/IrrE family metallo-endopeptidase, whose protein sequence is MSVKAKKLAQSLIESYKLAIPVDLNLIAEQEGIFIRKEALEDNVSGMLVIKDEQSVIVVNVKHHPNRQRFTIAHELGHYFLHRKLASIFFDESLLFFRDEKSAQGTKFQEIEANTFAAELLMPEKVLRERLSQEPLDALDDVEQSALGELADELQVSCQALTIRLTRLGLITG, encoded by the coding sequence ATGTCTGTCAAAGCCAAGAAACTTGCCCAATCTCTTATAGAAAGCTACAAGCTTGCAATTCCTGTTGATTTAAATTTGATTGCCGAACAGGAGGGCATTTTTATACGAAAGGAGGCTCTTGAAGACAATGTGTCGGGTATGCTGGTAATTAAGGATGAACAATCGGTGATAGTTGTTAATGTCAAGCATCACCCGAATCGGCAGAGATTTACTATTGCTCACGAATTAGGGCATTATTTTTTGCATAGAAAACTTGCAAGTATATTTTTTGATGAGTCATTATTGTTTTTTCGGGATGAGAAGTCTGCCCAAGGAACAAAATTTCAAGAGATAGAGGCAAATACTTTTGCAGCAGAACTCTTAATGCCTGAGAAAGTTCTGCGGGAAAGACTCTCCCAAGAACCGCTAGACGCACTAGATGATGTTGAGCAGTCTGCTCTTGGAGAACTTGCAGATGAACTTCAAGTTAGTTGTCAAGCACTGACTATACGACTAACACGATTAGGTTTAATCACTGGTTGA
- a CDS encoding aliphatic sulfonate ABC transporter substrate-binding protein: protein MQSLKHKFESWKRGHITRRSALFALGYSLVLSTTLFSCSTSNKTSQKQADSASSNTATTSNTTTTASNSSSQKVIRIVRSKQLTALAVVEKQGKLEKRLADLGYKLEWPEFAAGPQQLEALNANGLDIASTAESPPVFAQAAGTPLVYLAANSSDGQAISLLVPSKSNIKSVKDLKGKKVGFQKASIGHYLLVRALEKEGLKLSDVQSVFLPPPDANVAFNQGKIDAWFIWEPFVTRNVQNKVGRVLIDGGNGLRDTNNFYSTTRKFYQENPEVIKAFLDELQKAQIWSKQNQKEIAELLAPVTQLDVPTLEAMHSKYDFSLVPITEKIITKQQEVADKWYALGLIPKKVDVKEGFLTPEEYAKITPQDVLAKQ, encoded by the coding sequence ATGCAAAGTCTGAAACATAAATTTGAATCTTGGAAACGCGGTCATATTACTCGTCGTTCAGCGTTATTTGCTTTAGGTTATAGCTTAGTTTTATCTACAACACTATTTAGTTGCAGTACGTCAAATAAAACTTCTCAAAAACAAGCTGATTCAGCTTCATCGAATACAGCTACTACATCTAATACCACAACTACTGCTAGTAACTCTAGCAGCCAGAAAGTTATTAGAATTGTCCGATCTAAGCAACTAACTGCTCTAGCTGTAGTTGAGAAACAAGGTAAACTTGAAAAAAGATTAGCAGACTTGGGATACAAGTTAGAATGGCCTGAATTTGCAGCAGGGCCACAACAATTAGAAGCATTAAATGCCAATGGTTTAGATATTGCTTCTACAGCAGAATCACCACCAGTTTTTGCCCAAGCTGCAGGAACACCTTTAGTTTATTTAGCTGCCAATTCCTCTGATGGTCAAGCAATTTCACTTTTAGTTCCTAGCAAATCTAACATTAAAAGTGTTAAAGATCTAAAAGGGAAAAAAGTAGGTTTCCAGAAAGCATCTATTGGTCATTACTTGTTAGTTAGAGCTTTAGAAAAAGAAGGACTAAAACTATCTGATGTCCAGTCTGTTTTTCTGCCACCTCCAGATGCTAATGTGGCATTTAATCAAGGTAAGATAGATGCTTGGTTTATTTGGGAACCATTTGTTACGAGAAACGTGCAAAACAAAGTCGGTCGTGTGCTCATAGATGGCGGTAACGGTTTGCGAGACACTAACAATTTCTACTCCACAACCCGCAAATTTTATCAAGAAAATCCAGAAGTAATCAAAGCCTTTTTGGATGAACTACAAAAAGCTCAAATTTGGTCTAAACAAAATCAAAAAGAAATTGCCGAATTACTTGCACCGGTGACACAACTGGATGTACCAACATTAGAAGCAATGCATAGTAAATATGATTTCTCGTTAGTACCAATCACGGAGAAAATCATTACTAAGCAACAAGAAGTGGCTGACAAATGGTACGCGCTGGGATTAATACCTAAAAAAGTAGATGTCAAAGAGGGATTTTTAACACCTGAAGAGTATGCCAAAATTACGCCTCAAGATGTTTTAGCAAAACAGTAG
- a CDS encoding TauD/TfdA dioxygenase family protein has protein sequence MPTLTLTEVKISPLDAPLGAVVTGLDTSQAIAPEIILQLKQALRDRHILIFKNQQLSDEQFLNFAFYFGSLFIPPQNIPVLASETGATPVIIPVSNVDGGYTGTGELAFHCDHHWTPYPSSGSLLYALEVPSQGGETSWLNLNLAYETLDEFTKKRIADLQLITYNPFLRDRNAPRSNYRLDQSIPLISPVYPHPLVRTHPESGKKILYLDYATEVEVVGLEPQEGAELIAQLRQHLNQPQFYYQHKWSVGDIVYWDNQATLHHRTPFDPSERRILKRVSLAGSRPF, from the coding sequence ATGCCGACGCTAACGTTAACAGAAGTTAAAATTTCGCCTTTAGATGCGCCTTTAGGTGCTGTAGTTACAGGATTAGATACGAGTCAAGCTATTGCGCCAGAAATTATTTTGCAACTAAAGCAAGCATTGCGCGATCGCCATATTCTCATCTTCAAAAATCAACAGCTGAGTGATGAGCAGTTTTTAAATTTTGCATTCTACTTTGGCTCTCTATTTATACCACCGCAGAATATCCCTGTGTTGGCTTCGGAAACAGGCGCTACACCAGTAATTATTCCTGTTTCTAATGTCGATGGTGGTTATACAGGTACGGGTGAATTAGCTTTTCATTGCGATCACCATTGGACTCCCTATCCCTCTAGCGGTTCTCTACTCTATGCGTTAGAAGTTCCTTCCCAAGGTGGCGAGACTTCATGGTTGAATTTAAATTTGGCCTATGAGACGTTAGATGAGTTTACTAAGAAGCGGATAGCAGACTTACAGCTGATTACTTACAATCCATTTTTGCGCGATCGCAATGCACCTCGTTCCAACTATCGCTTGGATCAGAGTATTCCATTAATTAGCCCTGTTTATCCCCATCCTCTAGTACGCACACATCCAGAAAGTGGCAAAAAAATTCTATACCTCGATTACGCCACAGAAGTAGAGGTTGTTGGTTTAGAACCACAAGAGGGAGCAGAATTAATTGCTCAATTACGTCAACATCTCAATCAGCCACAGTTTTATTATCAACATAAATGGTCTGTAGGCGATATTGTTTACTGGGATAATCAAGCTACTTTGCACCACAGAACACCATTTGACCCCAGCGAAAGACGGATATTAAAGCGTGTAAGTTTAGCTGGAAGCCGTCCGTTTTAG
- the ssuC gene encoding aliphatic sulfonate ABC transporter permease SsuC translates to MKKQKSKYQFLKNRQIQSFIPWLVPISIIVVWQLLSSLGIIPTRILPAPLSVLGAAIHLAQTGELFRNIGISAARAISGFLVGGSIGFILGLVNGISPIAEKLLDTSIQMLRNIPNLALIPLVILWFGIGDEARLFLVSLGVMFPIYLNTFHGIRSVDSGLIEMGKVYGLNTWGLFWRIILPGALSSILVGVRFSLGIMWLTLIVAETIAADSGIGYMAMNAREFMQTDVVVLSILLYALFGKLADVIARSLETYWLQWNPSYLKG, encoded by the coding sequence ATGAAAAAGCAAAAATCAAAATATCAATTTCTCAAAAATCGCCAAATTCAATCTTTCATCCCTTGGTTAGTACCCATATCCATTATTGTTGTCTGGCAATTATTATCATCTCTAGGCATAATTCCTACAAGAATTTTACCTGCGCCTTTAAGTGTACTGGGCGCTGCTATTCATTTAGCCCAAACTGGTGAACTATTTAGAAATATTGGTATTAGTGCTGCTAGAGCAATTTCTGGCTTTTTGGTAGGTGGCAGTATTGGCTTTATTTTAGGTTTAGTAAATGGGATTTCTCCAATTGCTGAGAAATTGTTAGATACTTCTATTCAAATGTTACGTAATATTCCCAACCTCGCATTAATCCCCCTAGTAATTTTATGGTTTGGAATTGGGGATGAAGCTAGATTATTTCTTGTATCTTTAGGTGTAATGTTCCCAATTTATTTAAATACATTTCATGGTATCCGGAGTGTAGATTCTGGATTAATTGAAATGGGAAAAGTTTATGGTTTAAATACCTGGGGCTTATTTTGGCGAATTATTCTCCCCGGCGCATTATCTTCTATTTTGGTAGGTGTGCGTTTTTCTTTAGGTATTATGTGGTTGACACTGATTGTTGCTGAAACCATCGCTGCTGATTCTGGGATTGGTTATATGGCAATGAACGCCAGAGAATTTATGCAAACAGATGTCGTGGTATTAAGCATTTTGCTATACGCCTTATTTGGTAAATTAGCAGATGTAATCGCCAGATCCTTAGAAACTTACTGGTTACAATGGAATCCCAGTTATTTGAAGGGGTAA
- a CDS encoding DUF6527 family protein, with amino-acid sequence MLYISIEYAIAVHRCCCGCGEEVVTPFTPIDWSLIFDGETVSLHPSIGNWSLSCRSHYFIRRGQAIEASTWDDEQVNNNRLKDKAAKASYYGKPTPINTIKTVPDITPQTRKLNPSLRKWILCKGHDLVQKMTSWLKR; translated from the coding sequence GTGCTTTACATTTCTATAGAATACGCCATAGCTGTCCACCGTTGTTGCTGCGGTTGCGGTGAAGAGGTGGTCACACCCTTTACGCCAATTGACTGGTCATTGATATTTGATGGAGAAACAGTCTCATTACATCCGTCGATCGGTAACTGGAGTTTATCCTGCCGTTCCCACTACTTTATCCGACGTGGACAAGCGATCGAGGCTTCAACTTGGGATGACGAACAGGTCAATAATAATCGCTTGAAGGATAAAGCTGCCAAAGCAAGCTATTACGGAAAGCCTACACCAATCAATACCATTAAAACTGTTCCAGATATTACCCCACAAACAAGAAAACTTAACCCTAGCTTGAGGAAGTGGATACTCTGCAAAGGACATGATCTTGTTCAAAAAATGACCAGTTGGCTTAAACGATAA